One stretch of Leadbetterella byssophila DSM 17132 DNA includes these proteins:
- a CDS encoding dihydrodipicolinate synthase family protein, protein MNNVPFKGVIAYPITPFDDNEQIDIPLFKKQVERLVTTGVHGIAPLGSTGVMPYLNDTEKEAVTEATMQQVAGRVPTLVGVSNLTTERTVYHAKFAEKAGATAVMIIPMSYWKLTDDEIVKHYDTVASKIAIPIMAYNNPATGGVDMSPALLKRLLEIPNVTMIKESTGDIQRMHYLRKELGEEVAFFNGSNPLALAAFSAGARGWCTAAPNLIPELNLALYAAIQENNLEKARNVFYKQVNLLKFIVAKGLPRSIKAGLDLLGVGGGGFKSPIQPLSQNEIAELDCILSAIENEVYQS, encoded by the coding sequence ATGAATAACGTACCATTTAAAGGTGTGATTGCCTATCCGATTACACCCTTTGACGACAATGAGCAGATAGATATTCCCTTATTCAAAAAACAAGTGGAACGGTTGGTCACCACCGGTGTCCACGGTATTGCTCCACTAGGAAGTACAGGTGTAATGCCTTACCTGAATGATACCGAAAAAGAAGCTGTAACCGAAGCGACAATGCAACAGGTGGCTGGCAGAGTACCTACATTGGTAGGTGTTTCAAACCTTACAACCGAGCGAACCGTTTATCACGCAAAATTTGCTGAAAAAGCAGGTGCTACAGCCGTAATGATCATCCCGATGAGTTATTGGAAACTAACCGATGATGAAATTGTGAAACACTATGATACAGTAGCCTCCAAAATCGCTATTCCTATTATGGCGTACAACAATCCGGCTACAGGTGGTGTGGATATGTCACCTGCATTGCTGAAGCGTTTACTGGAAATCCCGAATGTAACGATGATAAAGGAAAGTACAGGCGATATCCAGCGTATGCACTACCTGAGAAAGGAATTGGGCGAAGAGGTCGCATTTTTCAATGGCTCCAATCCGCTGGCATTAGCCGCATTTTCTGCCGGAGCAAGAGGCTGGTGTACAGCTGCTCCCAATCTGATACCCGAGCTGAATTTGGCACTCTATGCTGCTATACAGGAAAACAATTTGGAGAAAGCAAGAAACGTATTCTACAAACAAGTTAATCTCTTGAAATTCATTGTAGCCAAAGGATTGCCACGTTCCATTAAAGCAGGTCTGGATTTGTTGGGGGTAGGCGGTGGAGGTTTTAAAAGTCCCATTCAGCCACTTAGTCAAAATGAAATAGCGGAACTGGATTGCATACTTTCCGCCATAGAAAACGAAGTTTATCAAAGTTAA
- a CDS encoding cupin domain-containing protein — protein sequence MSKLETAEAVKKSIHAEQKQFSSKDFHQTFARPTYVKPSHVIHKNVENAGVHNQFSEERKHPVFFVDLPSKNVSMTIGGLLPGQKTHLHRHTYETVLYVLEGKGWTKVEDEIVEWEAGDAVYIPSWAWHQHQNLSDSEPAKYIACENAPQLQNLGVALREEEGRDF from the coding sequence ATGTCAAAATTAGAAACAGCAGAAGCCGTAAAGAAATCAATCCACGCTGAGCAAAAGCAATTCAGCTCAAAAGATTTTCATCAGACCTTTGCCAGGCCAACCTACGTAAAGCCTTCTCACGTTATTCACAAGAACGTTGAAAATGCAGGTGTACACAACCAATTTTCGGAGGAAAGAAAACACCCGGTGTTCTTCGTTGACCTGCCTAGTAAAAATGTAAGTATGACCATCGGTGGTCTATTGCCCGGACAAAAAACACACCTGCACCGCCACACCTATGAAACCGTTTTGTATGTACTCGAAGGTAAGGGTTGGACAAAAGTAGAAGATGAAATCGTAGAATGGGAAGCAGGTGATGCAGTTTACATTCCGTCCTGGGCATGGCATCAGCACCAGAATTTGAGCGACAGCGAACCGGCCAAATACATCGCTTGCGAAAATGCTCCGCAACTTCAAAACCTTGGCGTAGCATTACGTGAAGAAGAGGGCAGAGATTTTTAA
- a CDS encoding EamA family transporter, with translation MDNNKNSLAYGALFIVCIVWGTTYFAIRIGVETFPPFLFAAIRQVVAGGALLLGLKLTGSLNMNKSDFLYQSVPGVLMVALGNGVIGWCERYISSGLAALILSLIPVFVVVISYLFGFDRRKPHLLIIVGLILGCLGIVLIFRDNLKDLANPAYFTGMLIAFGACLAWASGSVLAKYKIPNSKNVLQNAALQLFSGGMALFVISAFLDDYSELKTVTTSSIWALVYLIVVGSVIAYSAFVYALKHLPIGISSLYAYINPFIAIMLGFLFLNENLTGITLLALVATLSGVYCVNRGYQKMSKK, from the coding sequence ATGGATAATAATAAAAACAGTCTGGCTTACGGAGCACTTTTCATTGTTTGTATCGTTTGGGGAACGACCTATTTCGCTATCCGTATTGGGGTGGAAACCTTTCCGCCGTTTTTGTTTGCTGCTATTCGGCAGGTGGTTGCAGGCGGAGCTTTGCTCTTAGGATTAAAACTCACAGGGAGTTTGAATATGAATAAATCGGATTTCCTCTATCAATCTGTTCCGGGCGTTTTAATGGTGGCTTTGGGAAACGGTGTGATTGGTTGGTGCGAACGCTACATTTCAAGCGGACTGGCAGCATTGATATTATCACTCATTCCTGTTTTTGTGGTGGTCATCAGCTATTTGTTCGGGTTTGACAGGAGAAAACCACATTTATTAATTATCGTGGGATTGATATTAGGCTGTTTGGGTATTGTACTGATTTTTCGGGACAATCTAAAAGACCTTGCCAATCCTGCCTATTTTACGGGAATGTTAATAGCCTTCGGAGCTTGTCTGGCCTGGGCTTCGGGGAGTGTATTAGCAAAATACAAAATCCCGAACAGTAAGAACGTGTTACAAAATGCTGCATTGCAATTGTTTTCCGGAGGAATGGCCTTGTTTGTAATCAGTGCTTTTTTGGATGATTATTCAGAGTTAAAAACAGTAACGACATCCAGTATCTGGGCTTTGGTTTACCTGATTGTAGTGGGTTCCGTCATTGCGTATTCTGCTTTTGTGTATGCGCTGAAACATTTGCCGATAGGCATTTCTTCCCTGTATGCTTATATCAATCCGTTCATTGCCATTATGCTCGGATTTTTATTCCTGAATGAAAACCTAACCGGTATCACTTTATTGGCTTTGGTCGCTACTTTAAGCGGTGTGTATTGTGTCAATAGAGGTTATCAGAAAATGTCAAAGAAATGA
- a CDS encoding GNAT family N-acetyltransferase, giving the protein MRIEQTVIADIPEVEKIYSEARAYQFQQSGYGWPVFSKSFIENEITEKRHFKVLDKDDEMAGVFSIVKAEPIIWNDKDGKQAIYLHRMAIRNSYRGKNIAKKVVDWAMVEAWKNKKKFIRIDTWANNDALTGYYQKLGFEWIGKRQLPPQSDLPEHYNNIEVNLFEIKL; this is encoded by the coding sequence ATGAGAATAGAGCAAACGGTTATAGCCGACATTCCAGAGGTGGAAAAAATATACAGCGAAGCAAGAGCCTATCAATTTCAGCAAAGCGGATACGGTTGGCCTGTTTTCAGTAAATCATTTATTGAAAATGAAATTACAGAGAAAAGGCACTTTAAAGTCTTAGACAAGGACGATGAAATGGCAGGTGTATTTTCCATCGTAAAGGCCGAACCTATTATTTGGAACGACAAGGACGGCAAGCAAGCCATTTATTTACACCGTATGGCGATACGCAATTCGTACAGAGGAAAAAATATAGCGAAGAAAGTAGTGGATTGGGCTATGGTTGAAGCGTGGAAAAATAAGAAGAAATTCATCCGGATAGATACCTGGGCAAACAATGATGCGTTGACCGGTTATTACCAAAAATTAGGATTTGAATGGATAGGTAAAAGGCAGTTGCCGCCACAGAGTGATTTGCCGGAACACTATAACAACATTGAGGTCAATTTATTTGAGATAAAATTATGA
- a CDS encoding type 1 glutamine amidotransferase: MNVHYFQHVPFEGLGHIETWLKENHHHISATKFFERDFLLPDISKIDALIVMGGPMGVYDETQFPWLKQEKAFIKSCIQSGKNVLGICLGAQLIADCLGAKVVSAKNKEIGWFPVFPTEECKQIAWFYELFKHNPVVFHWHGDQFEIPQDSTLNLLYSGANINQAFYYNQHIIGLQFHLEVTIGSLMQMTENGKDEFLYNLPYVQSENELLNNNNHIAQCNRLMDTILSNWINAIKSTL; the protein is encoded by the coding sequence ATGAATGTACATTATTTTCAACACGTCCCATTTGAGGGATTGGGACACATTGAGACTTGGTTAAAAGAGAATCATCATCATATTTCAGCTACAAAATTTTTTGAAAGAGATTTTCTATTGCCTGATATTTCAAAGATAGATGCGTTGATTGTAATGGGTGGCCCGATGGGCGTGTATGATGAAACACAATTCCCTTGGTTGAAACAAGAAAAAGCATTTATAAAATCGTGTATCCAATCCGGTAAAAATGTGTTGGGAATTTGCTTAGGTGCTCAATTGATTGCCGATTGTTTGGGGGCAAAAGTAGTTTCGGCAAAGAACAAAGAAATCGGGTGGTTTCCTGTTTTTCCTACAGAGGAATGTAAGCAAATCGCTTGGTTTTATGAACTGTTCAAACATAATCCGGTTGTATTCCATTGGCACGGAGACCAGTTTGAAATTCCCCAAGACAGCACTCTGAATTTACTGTATTCGGGAGCCAATATCAATCAGGCATTTTATTACAATCAACATATCATCGGCTTACAATTTCATTTAGAAGTAACTATAGGAAGTTTAATGCAAATGACCGAAAACGGGAAAGATGAATTTTTATATAACCTACCCTATGTACAAAGTGAAAATGAATTATTGAACAACAACAACCATATTGCTCAATGCAACAGACTGATGGATACAATTCTTTCAAATTGGATAAACGCGATTAAATCAACCCTTTAG
- a CDS encoding GNAT family N-acetyltransferase, with protein MEFNIKKASLKELDTTAELFNLYRIFYRQSDDLEKCKQFIKERLDNDQSNIFVVYADGKPVGFVQLYKLYHYIKLQKQWLLSDLFVHPDYRGHGLSVALIDRAKQWCDETGACGLMLETEKTNYIGNKLYPRCGFEYDGNHNYYYWWK; from the coding sequence ATGGAGTTCAATATTAAGAAAGCAAGTCTGAAAGAATTAGACACAACAGCAGAATTATTTAACCTTTATCGCATTTTTTATCGTCAATCAGACGATTTAGAAAAATGTAAACAATTTATCAAAGAACGATTAGACAACGACCAATCGAATATTTTTGTCGTGTACGCAGACGGCAAACCGGTGGGGTTTGTCCAGTTGTATAAACTCTATCATTACATTAAATTACAAAAACAGTGGTTGTTGAGCGATTTGTTTGTGCATCCTGATTACAGGGGACACGGGCTTTCGGTAGCATTAATAGACAGAGCAAAGCAATGGTGTGATGAAACAGGAGCCTGCGGATTGATGCTTGAGACCGAAAAGACAAACTATATCGGTAACAAACTCTATCCTCGTTGCGGTTTTGAGTATGACGGCAACCACAATTATTACTATTGGTGGAAGTAA
- a CDS encoding site-specific integrase → MASIKLVLRTNQEDKTGHSPLYLRVIKDRNAKFVATGVKLKRTEWDDDKQKIKKSHANSARMNAFLAQKIADAEGTVADHERKRKSVSARKLKEAIKGKDMANFFEYAYNRCERIKGTVSVATYRNYKQYVAKFEKFIGHREIYFDDITVTMLKDYINHMSNNLKNGPTTVHYSLLILSVMFRDAQREDIIGEHIYPFSKVRVKRDKGKRLFLNKEQVEKLRNFKIEYTGKDEVFRDMFIFSVYAGGLRFSDVVSLKWEHYNKKEQRITKTIRKTGRNHNFKIGQIAIDILNKYKTEISLPSDFVFPIIEDVERFDADTDYQAYIINAKNILCGQKLRRLGKDMELPFTLSFHLSRHTFATNALNNGMRIEYVSKLLDHSDIGITQIYAKVISEELDKAVDMYIN, encoded by the coding sequence ATGGCTTCGATAAAATTAGTACTTCGGACAAACCAAGAAGACAAAACAGGGCACAGCCCTTTGTACCTGCGTGTTATAAAAGACCGCAATGCCAAATTTGTAGCAACAGGTGTAAAGCTGAAACGTACCGAATGGGACGATGATAAGCAGAAGATAAAGAAGAGCCACGCCAATAGTGCGAGAATGAACGCCTTTCTTGCTCAAAAGATTGCCGATGCAGAGGGAACAGTTGCAGACCACGAACGCAAAAGAAAATCCGTATCAGCCCGTAAACTCAAAGAAGCAATAAAGGGTAAGGATATGGCAAACTTCTTTGAATATGCTTACAACCGTTGCGAGCGTATCAAAGGAACGGTATCGGTTGCCACTTACAGAAATTACAAACAGTATGTAGCCAAATTTGAAAAATTTATCGGACACAGGGAAATATACTTTGATGATATTACCGTTACGATGTTAAAGGATTACATCAATCATATGTCCAACAATTTGAAGAACGGACCAACTACGGTACATTATTCTTTGTTGATTTTATCCGTAATGTTTCGTGATGCTCAAAGGGAAGATATTATAGGCGAACATATTTATCCATTCTCAAAAGTTCGTGTCAAACGTGATAAAGGAAAACGTTTATTTCTGAACAAAGAGCAGGTAGAAAAGCTACGCAATTTTAAAATCGAATACACAGGAAAGGACGAAGTATTTAGGGATATGTTCATTTTTTCGGTGTATGCAGGTGGCTTGCGTTTTAGTGATGTAGTAAGCTTGAAATGGGAACATTACAACAAGAAAGAGCAACGCATTACAAAGACCATTCGCAAAACAGGAAGAAACCACAATTTTAAAATCGGTCAGATTGCAATTGACATTTTAAACAAATACAAAACCGAAATTTCATTACCGAGTGATTTTGTTTTTCCAATAATTGAAGATGTAGAAAGGTTTGATGCCGATACCGATTATCAGGCGTATATCATCAATGCAAAAAATATTCTATGCGGTCAGAAATTGCGTAGATTAGGTAAGGATATGGAATTACCGTTTACTTTATCGTTCCATTTGAGCCGTCATACATTCGCTACAAATGCCCTTAATAATGGTATGCGGATAGAATATGTTTCAAAGCTGTTAGATCATTCAGACATTGGTATTACGCAGATTTACGCCAAAGTGATTAGCGAGGAATTGGATAAAGCAGTAGATATGTACATTAATTAA
- the pdxR gene encoding MocR-like pyridoxine biosynthesis transcription factor PdxR, which translates to MLRDWKFEIQLDEKSDKAIYLQIADALIKDIHSGRLKTGDALPGSRNLAQLLKVNRNTVVEALNVLLIEGWLVSKERQGTFVADTLPGFKEVQYNQQITASSDSIKSKHYHLQFDDGHPDSKIAPITELARAYRQIFNQKARWQMMGYGNEYGDLEFRKAIVQMLNHQRGMQINEQNICITRGSQMAMYLTAQCLFTKGDYVMIENPGYKPAWKAFEYAGAKLLPVSVDKDGLLIDDVITYLKSGKKIKAIYVTPHHQYPTTVTLSLKRRLELMKLSNKYGFTIIEDDYDNEFHFGYRPVLPLSSFTELKNYVYIGTMSKVVAPALRIGYLASNDITLIEKVGSLRKIIDVQGDSIMEQAVLQLIKDGIIKRHIKKATNYYRAKRDLATNLLKKHLKDKATYTIPEGGLAFWVVPNKKMDWLQISKKLENKGIKIISPDTYSFNECINGIRLGYGSLSEKDLEEGIMALAKML; encoded by the coding sequence ATGTTAAGAGATTGGAAGTTTGAAATACAATTAGATGAAAAATCAGATAAAGCCATTTATCTGCAAATTGCCGATGCCCTTATCAAAGATATCCATTCGGGTAGGCTAAAGACCGGCGACGCTTTACCGGGGAGCAGAAATCTTGCCCAACTTTTAAAAGTCAATCGGAACACTGTTGTAGAAGCCCTTAATGTCTTGCTGATTGAAGGTTGGCTAGTTTCCAAAGAAAGACAGGGTACATTTGTTGCCGATACATTACCTGGTTTTAAAGAGGTGCAATATAACCAGCAAATAACTGCAAGCTCAGATAGTATAAAGAGTAAGCATTATCATTTACAGTTTGATGACGGGCATCCAGACAGTAAAATTGCACCTATTACCGAACTGGCAAGGGCTTACCGTCAAATTTTCAACCAAAAAGCAAGATGGCAGATGATGGGTTATGGCAATGAATATGGTGATCTTGAATTTAGAAAAGCCATTGTTCAGATGCTCAATCATCAAAGAGGGATGCAGATAAACGAACAAAATATATGTATCACTCGGGGGAGTCAAATGGCCATGTATCTGACCGCTCAATGTCTGTTTACCAAAGGGGATTATGTGATGATAGAGAACCCGGGATACAAACCCGCATGGAAAGCATTTGAATATGCAGGGGCAAAACTGTTACCTGTAAGTGTGGACAAGGACGGATTGCTGATCGACGATGTGATAACTTATCTGAAATCCGGTAAAAAAATAAAGGCAATTTATGTTACACCTCATCATCAATATCCAACTACAGTAACGTTGAGTTTAAAAAGAAGACTGGAACTGATGAAACTTTCCAACAAATATGGTTTCACGATTATAGAAGATGATTACGATAATGAGTTTCATTTCGGGTATCGCCCGGTATTGCCTTTGTCGAGCTTTACAGAACTAAAAAACTACGTTTACATTGGAACAATGAGCAAAGTGGTTGCACCTGCTCTACGTATCGGCTATTTGGCAAGCAACGACATCACTTTGATTGAAAAGGTAGGCAGTTTACGAAAAATTATTGATGTACAGGGCGATAGCATCATGGAACAGGCTGTTTTGCAACTAATTAAAGACGGCATAATTAAAAGACATATCAAAAAAGCAACAAATTACTATAGAGCCAAAAGAGATTTGGCAACTAACCTGCTGAAAAAACACCTTAAAGACAAAGCTACATATACCATTCCGGAAGGCGGTTTGGCATTTTGGGTCGTTCCTAATAAGAAAATGGATTGGCTACAGATTTCCAAGAAACTAGAAAACAAGGGCATTAAAATCATTTCGCCCGATACGTATAGCTTTAATGAGTGTATAAACGGTATTAGATTGGGCTATGGCTCGCTTTCTGAAAAGGATTTGGAAGAAGGGATTATGGCATTAGCAAAAATGTTATGA
- a CDS encoding thioredoxin: MTKAIFYHAGCPICVSAEQDILSFIPENQVEVIHLGEDKAKVKDAEVAGVQSVPALVLSNGNVLHINFGASIEDLK, translated from the coding sequence ATGACAAAAGCAATTTTTTATCACGCAGGGTGCCCTATATGTGTAAGTGCAGAACAGGATATTTTAAGTTTCATTCCAGAGAACCAAGTAGAAGTAATTCATTTGGGAGAAGATAAAGCCAAAGTAAAGGATGCAGAAGTGGCAGGTGTGCAATCTGTTCCGGCGTTGGTGCTATCTAACGGAAATGTATTACACATCAATTTTGGGGCTTCGATTGAAGACTTGAAATAA
- a CDS encoding nucleoside deaminase → MNEKIDPDYNPNFMLKAIELSEIAYKSGKGLPIGCVIVRNGEIIGEGHNEIFERVNPTSHGEMVAIERACRNINSLQLSECQMYTTLEPCPMCLGAIYWAKINKVYFANTNADASKVGFDDTFIFDELRKNANERKINFLYVPDKSAMTILEEWKSKDLASAQPWNDK, encoded by the coding sequence ATGAATGAAAAAATCGACCCAGACTATAATCCAAATTTTATGTTGAAAGCAATTGAGCTTTCAGAAATTGCATACAAAAGTGGCAAAGGGCTTCCTATTGGTTGCGTGATTGTCAGAAATGGGGAAATTATCGGAGAGGGACATAATGAAATATTTGAGCGGGTCAATCCTACATCACACGGCGAAATGGTTGCTATTGAAAGGGCTTGCAGGAACATCAATAGTCTTCAATTGTCTGAATGTCAAATGTACACTACGCTAGAGCCCTGCCCTATGTGTTTAGGTGCTATTTATTGGGCAAAAATCAATAAAGTGTACTTTGCAAATACCAACGCCGATGCTTCTAAAGTTGGATTTGATGACACATTTATATTTGATGAATTGCGAAAAAATGCCAACGAACGTAAGATTAATTTCTTATACGTTCCCGATAAAAGTGCAATGACCATTTTGGAAGAATGGAAATCCAAAGACTTAGCATCTGCCCAGCCGTGGAATGATAAGTAA
- a CDS encoding GNAT family N-acetyltransferase, whose translation MKTITIENYRPEWQIYFERLNRAWIEKYFVLEDIDKYVLSNPEEAILNDGGKILFAVYGGKVIGTVALKKVNNDTMELTKMAVDENYQGIGAGKMLCQAAIDKAKDLGVKKLLLYTQSALKPALGIYRKLGFTEVAIEQGKYKRADTKMEMILKDNH comes from the coding sequence ATGAAAACGATAACCATAGAAAATTACCGTCCCGAATGGCAAATCTATTTTGAAAGATTAAACCGAGCGTGGATTGAAAAATATTTTGTGTTGGAAGATATTGATAAATACGTTTTGTCTAATCCTGAAGAAGCGATATTAAATGACGGAGGAAAAATTTTGTTTGCCGTTTATGGAGGTAAGGTAATCGGAACAGTCGCTTTGAAAAAAGTAAATAATGATACAATGGAATTGACCAAAATGGCAGTGGATGAAAATTATCAGGGCATCGGAGCCGGAAAAATGTTGTGTCAGGCTGCTATTGACAAGGCAAAAGATTTGGGCGTGAAGAAATTGCTGCTCTACACGCAATCCGCATTGAAACCTGCTTTGGGCATCTATAGAAAATTAGGTTTTACCGAAGTCGCAATTGAACAAGGCAAGTACAAGCGGGCAGATACTAAAATGGAAATGATTTTAAAAGATAACCATTAA
- a CDS encoding 2Fe-2S iron-sulfur cluster-binding protein gives MPLKEETQLAEIQDGQSENVEVTLTLQGDTKHIQWDKQIPLLDALLKAGIEAPYSCCRGTCGTCVCKLEEGEVHLKRNFILSEAHIQQGLILACVSVSVSDHIKINYDEF, from the coding sequence ATGCCTCTTAAAGAAGAAACTCAACTTGCTGAAATTCAAGATGGGCAATCGGAAAATGTGGAAGTAACATTGACATTGCAGGGTGATACAAAACACATCCAGTGGGACAAACAAATTCCCCTACTTGACGCACTGCTTAAAGCAGGGATTGAAGCACCATATTCTTGTTGCAGAGGTACATGTGGCACTTGCGTGTGCAAATTAGAAGAGGGCGAAGTACATTTAAAGCGGAATTTTATTTTATCTGAAGCCCATATTCAGCAAGGTTTGATTTTAGCTTGCGTTTCTGTATCTGTAAGTGACCACATTAAAATAAACTATGACGAGTTTTGA
- a CDS encoding aminotransferase-like domain-containing protein has product MKEVLYQRIATVLTEQIKNGTLKTGDKMPSLRTLHKEYGVSMNTAIQAYLELEANGLIVSRPQSGYYVNYKPSNLSVPSVSKPANRAKPESVETLISKVYATLSNNDVTRLSLGVPENELLPIAKLNKELVNAMRNLTGSGTEYEEIQGNRKLRRDIARLNYTWNGNLSEDDIVTTAGAMNAISFGLMALTQKGDTIAVESPVYFGILQLAKSLGLNVIELPTHPVTGIEPDALKKTLPQIKVCMLVSNFNNPLGSCMPDDHKKEVVKMLSERGIPLIEDDLYGDVYFGNSRPKPCKAFDEEGLVLWSGSVSKTLAPGYRVGWLAPGKFKDKIVHQKLIHTVSSTTITQEAIANFLEKGRYEHHLRKLRSELHANSLQFARAIAEYFPDGTKISRPQGGFMLWVELDKRIDTAELYDRAIRQKISIAPGRMFSLQNQFNNCMRLSYGQCWSEQIDDKLKQLGRIAKGLI; this is encoded by the coding sequence ATGAAAGAAGTTTTATATCAAAGAATAGCAACGGTTCTTACGGAACAAATCAAAAACGGCACACTGAAAACAGGTGATAAGATGCCGTCATTACGTACGCTGCATAAAGAATATGGTGTGAGTATGAACACAGCCATACAAGCGTACTTGGAGTTGGAAGCCAACGGTCTGATTGTTTCCCGACCACAGTCCGGCTATTATGTGAATTACAAGCCTTCCAATTTGTCTGTCCCTTCCGTGAGTAAGCCTGCTAATCGGGCAAAACCTGAAAGTGTAGAAACACTGATTTCCAAAGTATATGCAACGTTAAGCAATAATGACGTTACCCGGCTTTCTTTGGGTGTTCCCGAAAACGAATTATTGCCTATTGCAAAACTCAACAAAGAGTTGGTCAATGCGATGCGTAATCTCACAGGAAGCGGTACTGAGTATGAAGAAATACAAGGCAACCGAAAACTTCGCAGGGATATTGCCCGATTGAATTATACCTGGAACGGAAATTTAAGTGAAGATGATATTGTTACGACTGCCGGGGCTATGAATGCTATTTCATTCGGGTTGATGGCACTTACGCAGAAAGGCGATACGATAGCTGTGGAAAGTCCTGTTTATTTCGGCATATTGCAGTTGGCTAAAAGTTTGGGATTAAATGTCATTGAGCTGCCGACACATCCGGTTACAGGCATTGAACCCGATGCTTTGAAAAAAACATTACCCCAAATAAAAGTGTGTATGCTGGTTTCTAATTTCAACAATCCGTTGGGAAGCTGTATGCCCGATGACCATAAAAAGGAAGTGGTAAAGATGCTTTCGGAGCGAGGTATTCCGCTCATAGAAGATGATTTGTATGGCGATGTGTATTTTGGGAACAGTCGCCCTAAACCTTGTAAGGCATTTGATGAAGAGGGGTTAGTACTTTGGAGCGGTTCTGTTTCCAAAACATTAGCTCCGGGTTATCGTGTGGGCTGGTTAGCACCGGGAAAGTTCAAAGATAAAATCGTTCATCAGAAACTCATTCATACGGTTTCTTCTACAACCATCACACAGGAAGCTATTGCCAACTTCCTTGAAAAAGGCAGGTATGAACATCATCTTAGAAAATTAAGAAGCGAACTACACGCTAATAGTCTGCAATTTGCCAGGGCTATTGCCGAGTACTTTCCGGACGGGACTAAAATCAGCCGTCCGCAAGGCGGATTTATGCTTTGGGTAGAATTGGACAAACGAATCGATACTGCGGAATTATACGACCGGGCTATCCGTCAAAAAATAAGCATTGCTCCGGGCAGGATGTTTTCATTGCAAAACCAGTTTAACAACTGTATGCGGTTAAGCTACGGGCAATGCTGGTCGGAACAGATAGATGACAAGCTGAAACAGTTGGGAAGAATTGCTAAAGGGTTGATTTAA
- a CDS encoding YggS family pyridoxal phosphate-dependent enzyme has translation MKEEILRNMAVIQERINNACKESNRNPDEVKLLLATKTVPAERIKIALQAGHTLIAENKVQELKEKYEALKGVSHTNHFIGHLQTNKIKEVLKYDVSCIQSLDRIDLAEKLQQRLEYEDKTIDVLVQVNTSNEESKFGVHPDNAIALVQQIARLDRLKIKGLMTIGLFSAETEKVRQCFKLLKNIQQEIIALNIPDIQMKELSMGMSGDLETAIEEGATIIRVGTAIFGQRIYPDSYYWNEQKA, from the coding sequence ATGAAAGAAGAAATCTTGCGAAATATGGCAGTCATACAAGAACGGATAAACAATGCCTGCAAGGAAAGTAACAGAAATCCGGATGAGGTCAAATTGCTATTAGCAACCAAAACCGTACCTGCCGAACGTATCAAAATTGCATTGCAAGCAGGACATACACTGATAGCAGAAAATAAAGTCCAGGAACTCAAAGAGAAATATGAAGCATTGAAAGGTGTTTCACATACCAATCATTTCATTGGACATTTGCAAACCAATAAAATCAAAGAGGTTTTAAAATATGATGTTTCCTGTATTCAATCGCTTGACCGTATAGACTTGGCAGAAAAGTTACAGCAACGTTTGGAGTATGAAGATAAAACCATAGATGTACTTGTACAGGTCAATACGTCCAATGAAGAAAGTAAATTCGGGGTGCATCCCGATAATGCCATAGCTTTGGTTCAGCAGATTGCCCGATTAGACAGGCTAAAAATAAAAGGATTGATGACCATTGGTTTATTCAGTGCTGAAACTGAGAAAGTGAGACAATGCTTTAAATTATTGAAAAATATTCAACAAGAAATTATCGCATTGAACATTCCTGATATACAAATGAAAGAATTGTCAATGGGAATGAGTGGCGATTTGGAAACAGCCATAGAGGAAGGCGCAACCATCATAAGGGTAGGTACAGCTATTTTCGGACAGCGCATTTATCCTGATAGTTATTATTGGAATGAACAAAAAGCATAA